The DNA region tgtaatgcaggttcactatagcaacagagtgttgtgatgcagggtcactatagcaacagagttctctctccctctgctctctctgttctctgctctctccctctttcttctcgctctctctgctctctctgccctcttctctctgctctctcactctgctctctctctcactctctgatctcactctctgctctctcagcctgctctctgctctctctctgctctctgctatgctgctctctcttttctctgctctctgtctgttctctgctctctgctctgctgctctcttttctctgctctctctttgctctctgctctctctctctctgctctcaccatCTTAACAGTGGTGCAGTTTGGACAATCACCACTTGATGGCAGTGTTAAACCAGAAGTGATGAAAACAAcatcactgcagagagagagagagagagagagagagagagtctaatatactgatatacagtaacattcagaaagtattcagaccccttgactttttccacattttgtcacgttacagccttattctaaaatgtattaaatgtgtttttcccctcatcaatctacacacaataacccagaattacaaagcaaaaacggtTCACTTTATGtgtgaacatttttatttaaaaaaaaacgtagatttcacagagggagagggagagtagagagtcagaacagagggaaagagagagagagggagggtagagagtcagaacagagggaaagagagagagagggaggggagggagacagaacagatggaaagagagagagagggagggtagaaagTCAGatcagatggaaagagagagagagagagagagagagggagggtagagagtcagaatagagggagggtagagagtcagaacatatggaaagagagagagagggaggggagggagacagaacagagggagagagagagagggatggtagaAAGTCAGatcagatggaaagagagagagagagagagagagagggagggtagagagtcagaatagagggagggtagagagtcagaacatatggaaagagagagagcaaacccgtagcctcaagctcattaccataacgcaacgttaacgtTAACGTTAACGTTAACAACGTTAACTAAAATctcaaatgaaatgaaagaaatatattcactcacaagcttagccttttgttaacaacactgtcatctcagattttctaaatatgcttttcaaccatagctacacaagcatttgtgtaagagtattgatagcctagcatagcattaagcctagcattcagcaggcaacattttcacaacaacaagaaaagcattcaaataaaatcatttacctttgaagaacttcggatgttttcaatgacgagactcttagttagatagcaaatgatcagtttttccaaaaatattatttgtgtaggagaaatcgctctgttttgttcatcacgtttggctaagaaaaaaaccagaaaattcagtcattacaacgccaaactttttttccaaattaactccataatatcgacagaaacatggcaaacgttgtttagaatcaatcctcaaggtgtttttcacatatctattcgatgataaatcattcgtggcagtttggtttctcctctgaaccaaatggaaaaatgcacgcagctggagattacgcaataatttcgacggaggacaccaagcgggcacctggtaaatgtagtcacttatggtcaatcttccaatgatatgcctacaaatacatcacaatgctacagacaccttgggggaacgacagaaagtgtcggctcattcctggcgcattcacagccatataaggagacattggaacacagcgcattcaaaatctggggcacttcctgtatgaaatttcatcttggtttcgcctgtagcattagttctatggcactcacagacaatatctttgcagttttggaaacgtcagagtgttttctttccaaagcagtcaattatatgcatagtcgagcatcttttcgtgaaaaaatatcttgtttaaaacgggaacgtttttttatccaaaaattaaaagggcgccccctatatcgaagaagttaattaCCAAattgagccggtcggtcacatttgAGAGCGAGACAGATATGTAGCCTTTtgcaacaaaaaacatttgactctctgaaatgaaaccatcaagggATAGAatataaacaaatacatgtctgtcattgaacaatccatgattagatagtgaaaaaacacTATTTATTTGATCATTTCTGTAAGCAATAAAATCGAATtcaccaacatttctgaaaagtgATATATtgcgttttggaatgaaactcttcttctgtttccccatctgagctcagagtagatgagagatgtaatgtttgtctctgttgtgttgaagaccaatcaagcaggagagaccagcctcccctgttcccagctgtgtgtccatgaagagtgaccgGTCTATGGTTCAACCTATGAAGTTTAGAGAGGgagacttttctactgaacaaaggtaagaagaactcaagggtcctggtcagtgagttaaacaacactgtctctagtcatttctcctctcccattttcccatttattgttgttgttttcataatACATAGGCTAATCATTTAGTCCATTTTCATAGTCCtaaaacaatattaaacaaacattcccctccctgtgtgtgtgtgtgtgtgtgtgtgtgtgtgtgtgtgtgtgtgtgtgtgtgtgtgtgtgtgtgtgtgtgtgtgtgtgtgtgtgtgtgtgtgtgtgtgtgtgtgtgtgtgtgtgtgtgtgtgtgtgtgtgtgtgtgtgtgtgtgtgtgtgtgtgtgttccctggatgaggagatgtaatctcatgttttgtccatagaaaccaacaggagagatcagagtcagagattctcagtggtcagtcttcccagagtcatcaaacagacctggcctccatattcagtgtatgtggtcctgttatgtacatttgtttttgtttacctcaaGTTAAGTTGATCTGTCAATCATTCATTAATGTGTTAATGAGAAAGCATTTTGTTTCTTGCTTAACTCATTTACTTGATTTATTTCAGTTGCTTGAAGAGAATATTATTACATTTGTGAAGAACGAGCTGAAGATGTTCAAGAGGATTCTTAGTCCAGAACTCCCAGAAGGCTTTGAGAGTCAGAAGCAGGATAAGGAAGTGGTGGATGCTGAAGATGAGAAGCAGGAgagcagtgccagagagggggctctgaagatcacactgcacgtcctgaggaaaatgaaccagaaggagcttgctgacacactggagaaatgtaagatcTGTCTGCCTCATGATGAATGAtgttttataacatttaaaagCTGTAGTTAAAGTACAACTAAAGTAGCTGTGTAACTCAATGATATTGTAGCAGCCTTAACACAACACCTAGTGTAGCAGGGATGTGTTGTGGTGattaatttagagagagagagagagacattaataataccatcaataataccaataataatgtAATCAGTCACACCAGTCTGTAATGCATTATGAAAACATTCACCCAGTCTGTTAACAGAATGAATTATTATAATGTAAAACTTTATAACAGTCCTACAATACTGTAGACATTAAAACGGACGTAATATTAATATCCTCTGTGTTATTTATTCATTCAGATGAGCTTGCTGTGATTTGCCAACGTgaactcaaatctaatctaaagaagaagtttcaatgtgtatttgaggggatcgctaaacaaggaaacccaacacttctcaataagatctacacagagctctacatcacagagggtggaacaggagaggtcaataaGGAACATGAGCTGAAacagattgagacaacaaccaggaaacaagcaagaccagagactgcaatcaaatgtaatgacatcttcaaacccttaactggacaagacaaacttatcagaactgtgctgacaaagggagtcgctggcattggaaaaacagtctctgtgcagaagttcattctggactgggctgaaggaaaagcaaatcaggatgtccaatttgtattttcattcccttttcgggagctgaatttgatgaaagaggacaaacacactttcattgaacttctcaatcacttctcaatggaaaccaaacaaTCAAGAATCTCCAACTACGACAAGTACAaagctctgttcatctttgatggtctggatgagtgccgactgcccctagacttccagaagaacaagatctgttgggacgtcacagagtcaacctcagtggatgttctgctgacaaatctcatcaagggaaatctgcttccctctgctctcctctggataactacccgacctgcagcagccaataagatcccttcagggtgtgttgaccaggtgacagaggtacgagggttcaatgacccacagaaggaggagtacttcaggaagagattcagtgatgaggacctggccagcagaatcatctcacacataaagacatcaaggagcctccacatcatgtgccacattccagtcttctgttggatttctgcaacagtccttgaacacatgctggaacagaagagagaagagatgcccaagactctgactgagatgtacacacaccttgtggtgtttcataccaaacagaagaatgaaaagtatcttaggaaagaagagacaggtccacactggaataaagagagtattctgtcactgggaaaactggcttttcaacagcttgtgaaaggcaatctgattttctatgaagaagacctgaaagagtctggcattgatgtcaatgaagcctcagtttactcaggattgtgcacacagctctttaaagaggaatgtgTGCTGTACCAAGACAAGGTGTACTGCTTTGTtcatctgagcattcaggagtttctggctgctgtatatgtgttcctctcattcatcaacaacaatgagaATCTAGTTGACAAACTGCAAACAAACGACAAGCCTGAAGTTACTTTCTACAGGAGTGCTGTGGATAAAGCCTTACAAAGTGAGACAGgaaacctggaccttttcctccgcttccttctgggcctttcactggagtccaatcagaagcacttacgaggtctactgacaaagacaagaagcagctcacagagccatgaagaaacagtcaagtacatcaaggagaagatcggggagaatccctctccagagaggagcatcaatctgttccactgtctgaatgaactgaatgaccattctctagtggaggagatccaaagcTACCTGAGCTCAGGAAGTCTCTCAAAACCCAACCTGtcacctgcacagtggtcagc from Oncorhynchus clarkii lewisi isolate Uvic-CL-2024 unplaced genomic scaffold, UVic_Ocla_1.0 unplaced_contig_8549_pilon_pilon, whole genome shotgun sequence includes:
- the LOC139405174 gene encoding NLR family CARD domain-containing protein 3-like, translating into MKSDRSMVQPMKFREGDFSTEQRNQQERSESEILSGQSSQSHQTDLASIFSLLEENIITFVKNELKMFKRILSPELPEGFESQKQDKEVVDAEDEKQESSAREGALKITLHVLRKMNQKELADTLEKYELAVICQRELKSNLKKKFQCVFEGIAKQGNPTLLNKIYTELYITEGGTGEVNKEHELKQIETTTRKQARPETAIKCNDIFKPLTGQDKLIRTVLTKGVAGIGKTVSVQKFILDWAEGKANQDVQFVFSFPFRELNLMKEDKHTFIELLNHFSMETKQSRISNYDKYKALFIFDGLDECRLPLDFQKNKICWDVTESTSVDVLLTNLIKGNLLPSALLWITTRPAAANKIPSGCVDQVTEVRGFNDPQKEEYFRKRFSDEDLASRIISHIKTSRSLHIMCHIPVFCWISATVLEHMLEQKREEMPKTLTEMYTHLVVFHTKQKNEKYLRKEETGPHWNKESILSLGKLAFQQLVKGNLIFYEEDLKESGIDVNEASVYSGLCTQLFKEECVLYQDKVYCFVHLSIQEFLAAVYVFLSFINNNENLVDKLQTNDKPEVTFYRSAVDKALQSETGNLDLFLRFLLGLSLESNQKHLRGLLTKTRSSSQSHEETVKYIKEKIGENPSPERSINLFHCLNELNDHSLVEEIQSYLSSGSLSKPNLSPAQWSALVFVLLTSEKELDVFDLKKYSRSEEGLLRLLPVVKASRAVLLSGCGVTEEGCASLVSALESIPSHLRELDLSNNDLKDSGVKLLSAGLGNPHCKLETLRLSGCLVTEEGCASLVSALRSNPSHLRELDLSYNHPGDSGVRLLSAGLEDPHCRLEKLNVEHGGENRMKPGLRKYVCDLTLDLNTVNRLLSLSEENRKVTCRREKQPYPDHPERFKDCGQVLCREGLTGRCYWEVEWSGEGAVIGVTYKGISRRGEVNDCCLGYNDKSWSLDCIENSYSACHNNNHTTIDVPSSSSHRVGVYLDWPTGTLSFYRASSDTLTHLITFTSTFTEPLYPGFRLLWVDSSVSLCQTN